The proteins below come from a single Esox lucius isolate fEsoLuc1 chromosome 7, fEsoLuc1.pri, whole genome shotgun sequence genomic window:
- the LOC105009539 gene encoding ZP domain-containing protein, whose amino-acid sequence MKHAMKNKSLAANVSCNESSMTVVVEKSSIVGLRVDHLRLSDPSCSMNSNSTHIFRTLDLNSCGTQLEEEGDNLIFRNVITSFDDSSNVITREQQVEAELSCVFPKKGTVSLEFLVHKIPYIFSEKGFGKFTYQFEFFHSSLFNSMVDPASYPVELELKEMVYMEITSTTSILNTEMFVESCQATPSDNPDDPIHYSIIQNGCKKDDTVQIYPSPQSQFRFGMEAFTFIGLHDQVYISCSVILCESGNPNTRCAQGCIDSASRHRREAILQTTSHYISQGPLRVRRNADGQGSHVTLNLNMVVFIAGCLLVCGVVIYRSRKSKVKYQLVPTDQ is encoded by the exons ATGAAACATG CGAtgaaaaacaaaagtctggCTGCCAATGTGTCCTGCAATGAGTCGAGCATGACAGTGGTTGTGGAGAAGTCCTCCATCGTGGGTCTCCGAGTGGACCACCTGCGTCTCAGCGATCCGTCCTGCAGCATGAACTCCAACAGCACCCACATCTTCAGGACCCTGGACCTCAACTCCTGTGGCACCCAGCTGGAG gAGGAAGGAGACAATTTGATCTTCAGAAACGTGATCACATCCTTTGATGACTCCAGCAATGTCATCACCAGGGAACAACAGGTGGAGGCTGAGTTGTCCTGCGTCTTCCCCAAGAAGGGCACCGTCAGCCTGGAGTTCCTGGTCCACAAGATCCCATACATTTTCAGTGAGAAGGGCTTTGGGAAGTTCACCTACCAGTTTGAGTTCTTCCACAGCAGTCTATTCAACAGCATGGTGGATCCAGCTAGTTATCCAGTGGAG TTGGAACTGAAGGAGATGGTCTACATGGAGATCACATCCACAACCTCCATTCTAAACACTGAGATGTTTGTGGAGTCTTGCCAGGCCACGCCCTCAGACAACCCTGATGACCCCATTCACTACAGCATCATCCAGAATGG CTGCAAGAAGGATGACACTGTTCAGATCTACCCCAGTCCTCAGTCTCAATTCCGTTTTGGAATGGAAGCGTTCACATTCATTGGGTTGCATGACCAG GTGTACATCAGCTGTTCAGTGATCCTGTGTGAGTCAGGGAACCCCAACACTCGCTGTGCTCAGGGCTGCATCGACAGCGCCAGTCGCCATCGAAGAGAGGCTATCCTGCAGACCACCTCACACTACATCTCCCAGGGTCCTTTGCGTGTGAGGAGGAATGCTGACGGCCAAG GTTCTCATGTCACTCTGAACCTGAACATGGTGGTGTTCATTGCTGGCTGTCTTCTAGTGTGTGGAGTGGTCATCTACAGATCCAGGAAGTCAAAGGTCAAATACCAACTTGTCCCAACTGACCAATAG
- the LOC117594762 gene encoding putative C-type lectin domain family 20 member A, translating into MKKIGFLIILLSGLYSLSSCLTHQYHFVDMQKTWTDAQSYCRETYTDLASVSDQDDQDSLISLFNSKGLNSGEAWIGLKYDSWTWSLEDNDTDGIINGWPGGYPWYQYGYSIYSNGQQECAVILTYFSDGWFGSSCDSNNYFVCYDGRQNATQTFVVVIQAMTWYQAQRYCRGHYTDLAIVRNQTENQAIQNLAVSAGLYTYVWIGLYRTGTWSDSGNSSVYTTTYVLQNVNGLNQTCVTGQYNGGYYVYYNSYYQNTMENCGNTFPFVCYSDVCSFSPNISHQYHLVNMPMTWTEAQSYCRLTYTDLATVSDLSD; encoded by the exons ATGAAAAAAATAGGGTTCCTGATCATTTTGTTATCAG gACTGTACAGTCTCTCCTCATGTCTCACTCATCAGTATCACTTTGTGGACATGCAGAAGACCTGGACAGATGCTCAGAGTTACTGCAGAGAGACCTACACTGACCTGGCCTCCGTATCTGATCAGGATGACCAGGATAGTCTGATCAGTTTGTTCAACTCCAAAGGCCTTAATTCTGGTGAGGCCTGGATAGGACTGAAGTATGACAGCTGGACGTGGTCTCTGGAAGACAATGATACAGATGGGATCATTAATGGTTGGCCTGGAGGGTATCCCTGGTACCAGTATGGATACAGCATATACAGTAATGGTCAGCAGGAATGTGCAGTGATCCTTACATATTTCTCGGACGGATGGTTTGGAAGTTCTTGTGACTCAAACAACTACTTTGTTTGCTATGATG GGAGACAAAATGCCACTCAGACCTTTGTGGTGGTTATACAAGCGATGACATGGTATCAAGCTCAGAGATACTGCAGAGGTCACTACACAGACCTGGCCATTGTGAGGAACCAGACAGAGAACCAGGCCATACAGAACCTAGCAGTGAGTGCAGGTCTCTATACCTATGTGTGGATCGGTCTGTACAGAACTGGAACATGGTCAGACAGTGGAAACTCCAGTGTCTACACCACTACCTACGTACTTCAAAATGTTAATGGTTTGAATCAGACCTGTGTCACTGGTCAATACAACGGCGGTTATTACGTTTATTACAATTCCTACTATCAGAACACAATGGAGAACTGCGGAAACACGTTCCCATTTGTCTGCTACAGTG atgTGTGTAGCTTCTCCCCAAATATCTCTCATCAGTATCACTTGGTGAACATGCCAATGACCTGGACTGAAGCTCAGAGTTACTGCAGACTGACATATACTGACCTGGCTACTGTATCTGACCTGTCTGATTAA